A segment of the Paramisgurnus dabryanus chromosome 5, PD_genome_1.1, whole genome shotgun sequence genome:
CCAGATCTCGACTCAGGAACAGTGCAACTCATCTGCAAAGAAATTGAAAAGAAGCGGATACGTACCTCATACAACGAGCCTTGATGGACACATGCTCCTGTGGATGGGGAAAAACGGAGAAAAGAAATCAGTGCATGAGCTTTCACCCACAAGCCAACTGACAAGTTCATTATTACTTGCAGACAAATGTCACAGTCATGGCAATCACGTATTTGACAATGTCTTGGACATACATAAATGCCCTTCATGTGACAGTAACACAAAAGATTGTCACGCAGTTCTTTAATGACATTTAATGGTTTTCACTCAAATGGATGCAGAAAGAAAGGATGTGAGTGTGTTACAATAACAGGCtttgatttttttcacatattAGTATGtttagtattaaaataaaaataaaatgtttcactCCTGTTCATATTAAAATACTTAATACTAATTAAAATCTATATAAAAACTTTATGACTGCATAATTAATGCATAATAACAAATGCACTTGATTGAGATACACAAACTGAATGGTGAAAATCTTGTAAAGACTTTTAAGTTTTCAATGCTGACTGAAACTAAAGTTTAACAGACTCATCTTTAGTATCgtaaaatatatttactgcCGAACAACTTGTCAGTAACAATCCCTATAGTCAGTCCATTAAATGTCTGCACTTGTTATGTATCACGTGTGTAAATTGCAGTCGGATCAAAGATAGCGTTGAACGGAAATGATGCGCATCGCGTTTGATATGCCGATAAGACTACGTTAATAATTAGGAAACAGCCTCAGTCGCAGACTTCAGTCAGTACATGATTGAAATCTCTGGATTGCGCACTGCTAATGTGATCGCCTGTTTCCATCCCTATCTGTACATCGATTTCTGCAACCGGCCACTTAGCAAAGCACCTGCATAGATTTGTTTTGCTTTACTTATTTGAGACAAATTTACAACTGAATTAAGTGAAATCACGATAACAGGAACACCAACCTTCTACTCCGGTCGAGCTGCTACTACATCCAATTAAAGCGACAATAAAGATCCAAAAAGGACCCATGTTCACTTTAAAAACTGTTGTCTTAAtccaaatgttaaaaaatacaaccGCTTTAACTTGAATCTGAAATAGAGAGTATCATCGTTGCTTATCCGAGGGCTCAAATGTAAGCTGCACCAGTGGCTGAAGTCCTGCGGTAAGACGGTAGGTATCGTTACTGGGAAGCTTCCAGTCCGAATATACACTCCAGTGCGCTGTCCAACTCAATGATCAACGAAACTTCATAGCAGTGAGTGTTTCCCACACGAAATCCGCGACTTTTAAAAGTACAAGCGAATTACAAAGAAAACTTGGAGGGGAATAATTACAGAGAGCGCGCACTAACAACCACCTCACGAACCGCTCTTTAAAGTGAGTTATTGGAGACACTAGCAGATGCATGCACGAGTTGAAAAGCCCCCTCCTCCTCCCTCTTTAACACTGTGGGAACAAAACCTGTGGCCATCCGAGTTTTGACGAATATTTTTTGATTTGGTTCAGTTGTCGAGCTTGTGTAACTTTTGTAAAAAAGGTGGGGAgcacttttaaaaaaacttcaattttaatgtactttaatgtaaatattcataatatAAACTCTGTGTGTTTATTTCAAATTGTAtagaaaaaaaagtaatttttgtctagtttttacaattaaagttTAGACAAAAATTGCAAACGGCTCAAAACAGTCGAGTTTTATATGACACTTTTTGGCATTGCATAAATTCATGACACACTCACATAAtacaatttttaaatactatttaaacCCATTTTGTCAATGATCTGACCATGTTTTGTTGTAATAAACTGCTTATGACTACATATTAGGAACATGCAGCAAAACTTATCTTTATCTGATCCCTTAACATTTATGTGCTAAAAGTGCAAAATAAGGATTGTTTCCTTTGCCACAGAACAAGCAGTGTAATCATCAGTGGCATTTATTTAATCTGTAGGTTATTGACTATGGCGAGTTATCCTTTACTGCCACCTGGTGTTGATATGTAGAGTGCAACATGACCAGACCCCATTTAGGATGGATCATCTTTATTTTTGTAGTGCTTTTCACtacatgttttgtttcatttcagcttattttaaatacacattttgtgtaaaaaagtaatggtttgaaatgaaaattggTTTAACAAGTTTAGGACATTTGTGTATATATCCTACTGAGAACCAGAAAAAAAGTtctagaatttttttcttagtGTTGGGTGGTAACAAACACATTgcaaagaataaaaaaacacttttttattttatgacatGTCCACAATAACAACAATGCAATTAAAGGTTATGAGTTTTAAGAAGATATTTGATGTAGCAATCTGTCTTAGAGACACATAGGAACATGTTCTGTGTTGCCTCCGGGCattctgcatatttttttttaattcaattttatatatatagcgcttttcaaaattgtttaattgtttcaaagcagctttacataacaaatgcaggagaaaacacagaaaaatcaatGGACAACATAAGCAGCAAAAATACAACAGCTAAGACTAAACCATACCAatgagcatattaataatgtaaagtatagaagagggtgctaagttaagccaatgtcagctgactccccaGGGGTTAAAAGTTTTTAGTCAGGGGCAGCCAGTGGTCGTTGGTCAGACAttggctgggcatcacgttgaaggaatGCCAGTAGATAAGTGTTTTGATGACCCTTACTGCAGCATCTTGTTGTCCTCGGGATCGAAGACGAGTAagggaaagagaaacaaaatcctataaGCATAGGGGCcattcgcatgtaatgcaagtgtcatacagtattgtggtttaatATCCGCtaggttccagacaggctaactattgcggcataagtatattaacCAGATGAGTTATGTGACTGCTTTGCGGGATAAGTACATCTACAAACATTTTGGAATGTCCATCTTTTAAGACAAATGTATTGCACCATATTTTATATATGTGGGTGTGCCttcttttaattatttataataaggttgtatttcTTAACATGAGTTCATGCACATTGAACTAACATGAGCAATCGTATTgaaattaacaaagattaataaatgctgataaACTATTGCTCATTGCTGGTTCATAGGtaatgcatttaataatgttaacaaatacaactttattgtaaagtgttacaaattattttattcaaaaacTTGTCATAGAATTGCCTATTACAAgaagttaaaaaaacataagaacaaagtcctggggcctcatttataaaatgctgcgtaaaaaccatcctacatttgatcttacgatcatttatcaaaaatgcatacgtgtgattcataaattGAACGTGCGCGCAGAAAACGCGCCTACCCCATCAAATCTATAAATCACAAATGAACTTGAgcgcagccgagcagtttctgatgtccgcctttaaacgatgcctaattaatgtcatagacatattaaagagcgcttgtcaatgtttaaacccaatttcgAGCAGCAataatggcttatatttccaagaACTTGCAGGAATCAGACAAGCAAAGGTGCGTActtctgctcagaccctgacgtggcgctaaaacacttttccacgtcaaagacaatttttataaatatggactttgccgtggatttttgcgtacgcacactttacgatcaaatcttaTTGCTGGGTCTCAGGAGGATATGTATCAACATTTATCAAACAATCTATAAATAATGtcaaagtaaagtaaaaaagtgaaaataaaaataaactcaaTCAAGACTTCTTCCGTACACCAACACCGACTGTATTTCTACACAGTTATAACAACCACAGAAAAACACACAGCTGGACATTTTTTATAGTTAACATTTTATTACAGTGTAAATTTTGGTACaatgtaaatatatacaaaacatAAATCTTATGCCTTCTTCTGTTCCTGTGGTAATAAATCCTCAATTTTGATGTGCAAACCCTCACTTGTCCTGCTGCACATAACTGCCCTCTCAATAAACGTCCCTGCAAgttaaaagcaaaaataaaatacattttactgAAGCTAAAGAACATAATTACAACTTCCAACCTAGGGCCAGTGTCAAATCTACATCTAAAGCATGGAAACGGCAAAAAGCTTGTTATCATTATAATTCATGTTTTCTTAAATGTTCAAAAGGAATTCTTAACAGCCTTTAAAAGGTACTTTGAGtcacttttttattaaaaagacCATATACTGGTAAATTAGGCAAATGATCTGcaatttttttctaaagtcttcAGAATTTAAACTTGCATAATGTTTAAAATGCCATTTGCTATaagacattttgaaataatttgtttCTTTTCAGTCGGCAGCACACATTTTATATAAAGAAACTTAAAATGCACTAGATTTAGGTTAGCTGAAGCAATCTACATTTATTGTAAGTTTTGATTAAAACATAAAGGCCAAAGTGGTCAGAAACGACAGTTCATAGATAACTCCTACACTGTCAGAACAAAGGtttaaaactgtaccttttctgtcactggggtggtaccctcaaaggttcaGTTTTAAGTACcttttatgggtatacaacataataccttaaggacctattgtgtacctttaaggaCCAATTTTGTACCAGATACATGTTAGtggtacaaaacatttaactgtacctttaaaggtacaaaatagatcattaaggtataatattgtaccccaaaaggtttaatatttcaatgtgttgtatttttctgacagtgtatctGGTCTTAAAAGGTTACTTACCAAATTCTGCTGGTTTGTGGCTGGCCACATCTTTACATATGGCTTTaatgttttctaaaataaaGTCTGTAGACATGTCGAGCTGTTTAACAGAGAAAGTCATATAATCAACACAAcaaattcaacttaaaatgtgACAATGATCAGATTTTTTCAGCAGCCTACATGCATCTTttgcataaatgttaataaaatgttgTAGCAGCTACAAAATGTACAATTTATTCACAAGACACCATATAGACTGTAGTATGTAACTGTGTAACAATATTAAAACAGAGCAGTTTAATCCAGTGTTGACTTACTGTTGCAACTTGTGTGTTAACATAGGTGTCCTCAACAATGTATTCATGACCGGCCTTGAATAATGCAAGCATTTTAGGGATATTCACCCCAACTGAACCTAATGCATGAAACAAAGATTCTGTTCAATCTATGCACAGTTGTACATAACTAGACATGCCTTAAAAAGACATAAGGATAACACTAACCTCTCTTGCTCTTGGGAAACTTCTTCCTTAGTTTATTTTTCAAAGGGAGCAGCTTTTGTATGATGTCTGGCTCAGCCAAGTAAAAATCTGCTGTAATCTCATCTGCTAAAATCTGAAATTAACATTGATGAAAAAACACAATATACACAACTATCTACTAATCTAGATACTTTCTCactttgtaataaaaaaaacataatactgATTTAACACAcaagttaaaaaatataaacaaacactttATAGAAGCAAACTCCTAGATACAGTATAGCACAGTGTATCCAAACAGAGCAGAAAAGCACTGACAAGAGTTTTTCTGTACCTTTTCAACCAGCTCCACTCCACCTGCAACTGTTGCTCCATTCTCCATTGCTATTCTGGCTTGATCTGGGTTCTGCAAGGCCAAATAACAATTCATATTTGTAACCTGTACAGTCTCCTTCAACAAAGCTTTTAATTTTCTCATACCTGTATACCTATAATATGCACTTTAAGGCACTGCAGAATTCTGCCCTCACCTCAGTGAAGACCACAACTTTGTTGATGTCAGACTTGAATGGGTGTGGTAAATGCATTGTGCTAACAAATGGATCCACTTTTCTCTGAAAACACAAAAACGAAAAGAATTCATTAAGGTTTAATGTTCTGTCTAAGTATAAAAGTTTTGCCGAGTGCAGCAATGGATTCTTAAACACTGCTACAACCCTAGGGAGAAAATTCACTCAACAGACAAGAGTATATTTCATCTATCTcacttaaaataatgtttttttccagTTCTTTTTGCAAcatgtttaatttaaaaggGAACTTTCATAAGTCTTCTGCATTTGTCACAAATTTCCTTTCCATTTTTTACAACCAACGTTCATCCCACAATGTATTATGTATTTCATTGAATGATCTAGTAGACTCTTGCTGACTTATTTCACAGACAGTTACCGCAGTATCCAGATTTATTAAAAGTTTAAGGCATTAAATGAGTATGTTGGCTTTGCTTtagtttaaaaaatgaaatattttgttcccTAGATTAAAAAACAGAGATAATGAGAAACTTAAAAGGTTACCTTTTTCTCTAGCTTCATGTCCAGGCGCAAGTTAATGTAAACGGGTTGGTTTTCAGGTGTGAAGTCCAACTTTTGAAAGCCCTTCAGCATTTCGATGGCCACTGGCGTGTCGTAAACAGGTTTAGGATAATACCTGACCAAGTATACATCATCTAATGGCGCCCATGCAGTGAGTCCGTAGGGTTTATGTCTGTCTTTGTCATCAATCTTTCTCTTCTCTTTTACCACCTTTTCTTGAGTCGTTTCTTCTTTCTTCTCTTTCTGCACCTGCCTATAAAAGAGTGTTgatgtttaagaaaaaactattttgcttTACACTtcgtttgtcttttttttaagtCTGTAACAATGCCAGACACAACTGTTTGCTTTGtaatttattaaacaatatttttgtttaaagggGTCATTCTATGAAAATCTTACTTTTTTCAAgtactataattgggtccccggtgcttcaaccaacccagaaaacatgaaaaagagcAACCCTGTAAATTTGTTTTGGTAAGCCTCTCTCTGcaggcatgtgaaaaaataggtcattcagATTTCTCTCCCTGTGTGATGTAGTAAGGGGATCATAATAGAATGATACCGCCCCttcatctgcactatccaaccatgacacCACCATTTAgtgtgagacagagagaaagaatgaccctcaaacacatacagtacaatcTTATAACTTGTAGTTTTAATTGTCTTTCTAAAGGTTAAAGATGAGGATTACCTgcaagagagagggagagagagacgtgactttattcacttttatcaatacagtataaatatgttgtttaatttgtttctctgaagtttaaaatatatacgAGGATTAATGCACTGCACGAGACAGAGTAAGAGAACAATGTGTATTCGCTATCATACACAATAAGCATATACCAACTTCGTtttatctgtttctctgaagtttaaaatgaatatgtGGAGTCACAAGACAGAAGAGTTAACAGACGGACAGAACAACGCGAATGTATTCACTTAGGTAGTTTAACTGTTTCCCTAAAGACTGAGCATTAaacatgttgttttattacagatcatttaaatgtgcttGTGTGGTTCGGTCAAAAAATACACTCATGAGTGTTTGTGGGagtttattttattgtaaaatgctgaaaatcatTATgcctgtctaaaacattagcaCGTGAAGGCAGCATGAGACCTAAAAGTCTGATGCACATGTATTTAGTACAGATTATTGACTTTTTAAACTGGTTCAAATATATAAAGCTGAACACCGCTACTAACTTGTGAATCACAGTGAGATTAACAAAAGAGAAGATTTTTTGTGGCTGTCTGTCTGATACTGTCTGGAGCACTGTGACTCCGCCCACCTGAGCTGCAGGCACCAGCTcatttggatttaaagggatacacacaaaaactgtgcatttttgctcacacccacAAAGTGCCTATCTTGACATGctacaataaattatctatatggtattttgagctaaaacttcacatatgtactctggcgacaccaaagatttatttcacacatcctaaaaaagtcttgtgGAACGTCCCCTTTAAACCAAAGTACAGACTTAACACTGTGAATAAAACTCACCTAGCAGCAGCAGCATAGGATCTGACAGGCAGGTGTCTGTGTGAGGTCAGTGTACTGCAGGAAACTGAAAAGTACTGACTCTGACATCTGGATAAGACTGTGTGTGAAACAGGgcacattcaattcaattcactGAGGCAGATGACATGCATGCAGTATTTTAATAACTACATGACTGACAAAAAGTATTAAACATTAGAAACTTGAGGAGACTTAAGCGATCATATTAGGTGTTGTCACTAGGCAACTACCAACTCGTTTCTGATAAAGTACCACAAAAAGAAACGAAAGTACTGATGTAACTACAGTGAACATGGCATGGCTGTAAACACAACAGACACTAAGGGGGACATGAATAGCcagaaatttttatttttaatataaatactGTACATATAGCCCTGGATGTTTTAGACCCCCAATGCACAAGATGTGGGTACACAAAAGCTACGTGAAAAGCTGGCATACTGCACATGCCAAAAGCCTGCTATATAATGATACCTTTACTCTTTTTCTATAACTTACTGGTCTAAGGGAACCACAGCATTGTAAATTTAACACACTTGACTTAAATCATCTGTTTGATTGCAACAACTTGCACGAACTATCACATATGCGATAATAGGAATCACCAGGACTAAGAATTACCGCTGGCTTATGTGGATACATGCGCGCTCTGTGACTTTTAT
Coding sequences within it:
- the mrpl1 gene encoding large ribosomal subunit protein uL1m — its product is MAASSRSLLRVLSRCQSQYFSVSCSTLTSHRHLPVRSYAAAARQVQKEKKEETTQEKVVKEKRKIDDKDRHKPYGLTAWAPLDDVYLVRYYPKPVYDTPVAIEMLKGFQKLDFTPENQPVYINLRLDMKLEKKRKVDPFVSTMHLPHPFKSDINKVVVFTENPDQARIAMENGATVAGGVELVEKILADEITADFYLAEPDIIQKLLPLKNKLRKKFPKSKRGSVGVNIPKMLALFKAGHEYIVEDTYVNTQVATLDMSTDFILENIKAICKDVASHKPAEFGTFIERAVMCSRTSEGLHIKIEDLLPQEQKKA